The Callithrix jacchus isolate 240 chromosome 7, calJac240_pri, whole genome shotgun sequence DNA window TCCGCAGACCCTGGGAGTGGCGGGAGAACTTGAAGATCCTGAAGACGCGGAAGACCCGGAGCGTGACGAAGGCGCCGGACACGTCCTCGTTGTTGGTCATGACCAGGCCGATGTAGTAGGGCATGATGGCCACCACGTCGATGATGCTCATGACGCTGCGGATGAAGCGGTAGCGGCTGGGCGCCGCGAAGAGCCGCAGGAGGTACTCCACGGTGAAGATCATGACGCACGCCGTGTCCAGGCAGAAGAAGGCCACCGAGTAGCGCTCCCCGCACGGCAGCTCCTTGCTGCCCGGGACCGTGCCGCACGGCACCGTCTCCACCACGTTGGTGATGACCGAGACGGCGATGAAGAAGCCAGTCACGTAGTAGAAGACCAGGGCCAGCGTGCTGGTGTGGGGGTTCTCGAAGGCCCGCCACATGGTCTGGCGGAAGCTGAGCGAGGGCATGGACTCCTGGTTGTTCTCCGAGTCGTTGTCGTCCATGAGCCGCTCGGCGTTCTCCCTCTTGCGGTCCTTGTACTCCTCGTAGCAGCAGTCCCCGATGATCTCGGGCAGGATGCCGTAGAAGGCCAGCTCGTCGTCGTAGGCGGAGATGCACTCGTAGCGCGGGTAGTGCAGCTTCCCCGTGCGGTAGAAGTTGAGCACGCAGCGGAACACCTCGGGGTCCCGGTCGAAGAAGTACTCCTTGGTGTCCTCGTTGAAGAAGAACTCCTTCTCCGTGCTGCCCAGCAGGGTGTCCGGGTAGCGCTCCAGCGTGGTCCTCCAGGTCTGGAACCTCCGCCCACTCACGTTGAGGACGATCAGCTCATCCTGCCGCTTGTTCTTGTCGGCCGGGGCCAGGGGCATGGGGCAGTTGGCCACCGGCATCCACCCGATGGCCGCAGCCCGGGCGAAGGGCAGCCAGGCCGCAACTCCGGCCGCCATGGTGACTCCAGCTCCTGGGCCGGCAGCCGCGTGGACACCGTGCACACCAGCTTGGAGTTAGTTCAGCAAACCCTGGGGgacaggaggggagagagagaaggggtgaGTCCATATCGACTGGCAGGTAAGAAATAGGACACAGGAAAGGATCACTGGTGAGTGAAACGGCAAAAGTCTCCAGGGCAAATGAATGAAACTGAAATCCCCACCACAGAGAGGGGACTTGATTCTTTGCCATCCCGACTCTGGGAGAACACCTAGCTCCTGGAGCTCCGCAGGGTAGGATCACCAGATGTTGCTGACTGCCTGACAAATCGTCAAGTTGCAAGAGGGCTCAGGAGAATTTGGAGGGAAGGCCTCTTTCGCAGGAAGACCTGGCGAGAGGTGGGTAATAATCAGCTCTGAAAGGTTACGGCATTATTAACTCTTTAAATTGGGAGAGGGCAAATGAGTTCtcattaaatgaatttaaaaatgggaTAAACAcgttaatttttatttcactctttcacccactGGGGTAATCAGGAATGGGGTGTAGATGAGGGAGATCAGGTAAACAATTCTTTCCACTTCTCCCTtgtgaggaggaggctggggctgcccAAGTCCAGAAAATTCTCTGAGATCGCAGGTGACCACCGGGTTTGGTGAGGTTCTGTCCCCAACCCCCACAGAGAAGTCTCTCCCTGGCAAAATGCTACCCTTCGGGACACTCAGCCCCCACTCCTTGCCCTAGCAACCTAGTATCCAATTTCTCCTCTCAGAGCCATGACGGAAAGACGTGGGAAAGCTCGTGAAGCCAGGCAGGGTCTCTTTTCCCACGATGTGAAGGGCGTCTTGGCTTCTTGGTTCACCTGACTTGCATGCAttgtctctccccctccctaGAGGAAGCCGATCCACACTCACTGCCATCCCTAGATTCCTTGCCTCCCGTCTCCATCTGCCCACCATCCATAGCTCCCTCAGGTTACATAACAACACTCCTTCCCATGCCAGCCTCTCTCACCTGGCCCCCACTCCACCCTCAGAGATTTTTCCAGAGCCAGGCCACCTTGTCCCTTTACCTCTCTAAACCACACTGCATAAGCACTTCCCCATTACCTGTGTGGACGGAGGGAGCAACAGCACGGAGAATTATATTTGGCTTTGGGAAGCAGATTTACCTTCCCAAATCTGGCTTTTTAAAGATGATAGTGAAATCACTCTGCAGTCCCCAAATGTATACCATCTGTGGGAAGGCATGTGGTGACACAGAAACACgtaacagaatgggaaattgtTTGGGGTTGACACACTCATCTCCACTAATCCTAAACTGATCACAAGAACAAATCCTAACTCAGAATGATTTGGGCCCTCTGGAATTCAGCTGCTGTGattctatgtttaaataaatgAGGAAGGAGCGAgtcttggaaatttttttttctgttacacaAAGACTTGTAATGGGAGTTGATCTTCACCTCTCCCTGCAAACCTGCTTCACCTCCTGACTCCCGGCTCTTCTAGGTTTTTCTGACCTCTACctccctcaaattcctgagctgcCACCAGACTTTTCTGCTCCGATGTCTCGGAAGTGGACAGGTTTAAACAGAACGTGCCTCCTTGTAAAAAGCTGCTGTTTGCCTTTTGTTCACGGCATCCCCAACCGTAGGGCTGTCACCTTGACCATATTTCTCTAAAGAGTTGCCAAATAATAGGCAATAGCTCTTACCGCCGTCATGAAGGCCCAGCTTCCCTGAGACCTCCTTCCCACTGGTCTTCTTGTCTGTCAGTCTCACATCCCACCTGGTTTCTCCTATTCCCCTGGAATCTATTCTGTTCAGTGTTATCCCCCTAATTTTGATTGTATTTTACCCCATGACCTGCAAAACAAAGTCCAAACTCCTTGGCCCAGTATTCCAGCATGTTCACAAATAGCTCCTAGCTTCATATCCAGCCTAATGGCCCAGGCACTTATCCTAGCCTCGAATAAGACCAAGACTTGTTCATGGACAGACCCTGGGGACATCTGCCTCTGGACCACTCCTCCCTCTCATGAGAATATCCTCCCCCTGGACGCCTCCTATTAGAATTATACCTATTCACCACCCTCTCTGTgatgcctcctcctctccccgcTATGAGATTCTCTTCTCCCTTTGGGCTTCGGACTTCTGGAGGCTCgttgttttctctcttccctaGCACCTATCATCCCGAAACCATCCCACATACGTTATACACATCTTGTTAATAATAATGGCTAACAATAATTGAGCACTTACTCTATGCAAGGCATTACACTAACTATCTCCCgcggattatctcatttaatccccacagcAATCCTAGGAAGAAGAGTCGATTGTGTCCCTCATTACATAGATAAGGAAAGCTAGCTTACTGAGACGTAGCAGTCTGACAACCCCAAAGCGGCAGAACAGGGATTCCACCTCAAGCAGTCTGCTGAGTGCTGCCGGTGTGCCAGGCACAGTACCACACGCTTACATGGAGCATCACAAGCGATCCCACTAACAACCCTGCGGGGTAGACACCACTGTAGGCCATGTTTTGCCTACAAAAGAAAGATGAAGCATAGGAGTTGTGATAATTGTCTAAAGGATGGAATAAGTAGGCAGAGCCATTAAACCCAGGCAGTTGCAATGTGGAGTTCAAGAGTACAGCCAGACCACTCCCCGGCTTTCTCTATCAGACACTTTCAAGAGTACAGCCAGACCACTCCCTCGCTTTCTCTATCCGACACTAAGCTCTTTCAGCGCAAAGGCCAGGACCTTCATATCACAATCCAGGAGGCAGCACAGGGCATGGCATCAGTAGGTGCTTGAGCTGGGACCCCTGGTTTTACAGGTTCCATTTGCTTCCCATCAATTTTATGCCTTGCTAATATATTTTAGGGGTTGCCAAGGGTTTGGCTATTCTTTCTCCAGACAGTAAAATCTGAAGACAGATCTGAATCAAAAGAATCAAATTCAAGTACCTGTCTGTGACTCAGTCGAGTTTTCTAAAGGAGCcaatctctgcctcagtttcctcatcttcatgctAAAGGGAACTTTCACAGGTCCCTTTGCTCCCTAATAAGGGGAGGTTGAGTCAGATGCTGCAGAAGATAACAGGAATGACTATGACATTTCCCGTAAGTGTCAACActcagagaacagaaaaacagcACAGGCCTGATGAGCTCCTGATGATTGGAACTGAGGAACTGAGAAAAGCATGGGGATCGTTTCACAAACGGCAGTGGGTAATCCACATGCCACCGCACAAAAGATAGAAGAGTCAGGAACACATCTTGCATTGTATTTCTTTCCAGAAGAAATTTACCCTTCTAACTATACTTTCTTTAGGATTAGGAGACTTTGTAGTTACTCAGCACACACT harbors:
- the KCND3 gene encoding A-type voltage-gated potassium channel KCND3 isoform X4, which encodes MAAGVAAWLPFARAAAIGWMPVANCPMPLAPADKNKRQDELIVLNVSGRRFQTWRTTLERYPDTLLGSTEKEFFFNEDTKEYFFDRDPEVFRCVLNFYRTGKLHYPRYECISAYDDELAFYGILPEIIGDCCYEEYKDRKRENAERLMDDNDSENNQESMPSLSFRQTMWRAFENPHTSTLALVFYYVTGFFIAVSVITNVVETVPCGTVPGSKELPCGERYSVAFFCLDTACVMIFTVEYLLRLFAAPSRYRFIRSVMSIIDVVAIMPYYIGLVMTNNEDVSGAFVTLRVFRVFRIFKFSRHSQGLRILGYTLKSCASELGFLLFSLTMAIIIFATVMFYAEKGSSASKFTSIPASFWYTIVTMTTLGYGDMVPKTIAGKIFGSICSLSGVLVIALPVPVIVSNFSRIYHQNQRADKRRAQKKARLARIRVAKTGSSNAYLHSKRNGLLNEALELTGTPEEEHMGKTTSLIESQHHHLLHCLEKTTNHEFIDEQMFEQNCMESSMQNYPSTRSPSLSSHAGLTTTCCSRRSKKTTHLPNSNLPATRLRSMQELSTIHIQGSEQPSLTTRPLPTTSKWVAENSGNANAKCHK
- the KCND3 gene encoding A-type voltage-gated potassium channel KCND3 isoform X3; this encodes MAAGVAAWLPFARAAAIGWMPVANCPMPLAPADKNKRQDELIVLNVSGRRFQTWRTTLERYPDTLLGSTEKEFFFNEDTKEYFFDRDPEVFRCVLNFYRTGKLHYPRYECISAYDDELAFYGILPEIIGDCCYEEYKDRKRENAERLMDDNDSENNQESMPSLSFRQTMWRAFENPHTSTLALVFYYVTGFFIAVSVITNVVETVPCGTVPGSKELPCGERYSVAFFCLDTACVMIFTVEYLLRLFAAPSRYRFIRSVMSIIDVVAIMPYYIGLVMTNNEDVSGAFVTLRVFRVFRIFKFSRHSQGLRILGYTLKSCASELGFLLFSLTMAIIIFATVMFYAEKGSSASKFTSIPASFWYTIVTMTTLGYGDMVPKTIAGKIFGSICSLSGVLVIALPVPVIVSNFSRIYHQNQRADKRRAQKKARLARIRVAKTGSSNAYLHSKRNGLLNEALELTGTPEEEHMGKTTSLIESQHHHLLHCLEKTTGLSYLVDDPLLSVRTSTIKNHEFIDEQMFEQNCMESSMQNYPSTRSPSLSSHAGLTTTCCSRRSKKTTHLPNSNLPATRLRSMQELSTIHIQGSEQPSLTTRPLPTTSKWVAENSGNANAKCHK